Proteins encoded together in one Misgurnus anguillicaudatus unplaced genomic scaffold, ASM2758022v2 HiC_scaffold_34, whole genome shotgun sequence window:
- the LOC129429193 gene encoding polymeric immunoglobulin receptor-like: MSSCNLTNDQKIIDVTGYIGGSVLLPCSCDDPQSTINTFTWEIWHSGSQWMNAFKKHRGRFKLFNEISPGNLSLLISDFREEDEGIYRCITEQCSFTDVFLKVTGCDLDQQTQTIEVTGYLGESVVLPCSCTESLTKPDKIKWKFIEKNDEEIYPSEHIERYKNRRKLINQTNPGNLSLHLSSLTKEDQGVYLCSVYNSYIYIRLYIEEKPQVYTIYSSTDQPSQHELITTQQPENKITHQTHNTTLCKSKVCLLYNPCVEKIC, translated from the exons atgtcaa GCTGTAATCTCACAAATGATCAGAAGATAATAGATGTAACAGGATACATAGGTGGTTCAGTCCTGTTGCCCTGCTCCTGTGATGATCCACAGTCTACAATTAACACATTTACATGGGAAATTTGGCACAGTGGAAGCCAATGGATGAATGCATTTAAGAAACACAGAGGCAGATTTAAACTGTTTAATGAAATATCTCCAGGAAATTTGTCACTTCTTATTTCTGACTTCAGAGAGGAAGATGAAGGGATCTATAGATGTATCACTGAACAATGCAGTTTTACagatgttttcttaaaagttacaG GATGTGATCTCGATCAGCAGACACAGACAATTGAGGTGACTGGATATTTAGGAGAGTCTGTAGTTCTGCCCTGCTCCTGTACTGAATCACTGACTAAACCTGACAAGATTAAATGGAAGTTCATAGAAAAAAATGATGAAGAAATTTACCCATCTGAACACATTGAGAGGTACAAGAACAGACGTAAACTGATAAATCAAACCAATCCAGGAAATCTCTCTCTACATCTCTCATCACTGACCAAAGAAGACCAAGGAGTCTATCTGTGCTCTGTGTATAACAGCTATATCTACATCAGACTTTATATTGAAG AGAAACCACAGGTCTATACAATCTATTCATCAACAGATCAACCTTCACAACATGAGCTTATAACAACTCAACAAccagaaaacaaaataacacaTCAAACTCATAATACAACTCTGTGTAAGTCAAAAGTTTGTTTGCTTTACAATCCTTGTGTTGAAAAAATATGTTAA
- the LOC129429195 gene encoding polymeric immunoglobulin receptor isoform X1 yields the protein MRDCLCISLFMLHISAGCNLTNDHKTIVVTGYTGGSVLLPCSCDDPKSTVNTFKWGTATVNQMMNVFEHEKYRGRLKLFNETSPANLSLLISDLRKEDKGIYGCYSGPRSFTDVFLTVKGCDLNRRTHTVEVTGYLGESVVLPCSCTEPLAKPDQIKWKFVDKEYEEIYPSEHSERYKNRRKLLNETTPGNLSLHLSLLTKEDKGVYQCFVSSNNYIYIRLHVEEKPQVHTIYSSTHQPSQQTHELKTTQQPEGTLTHQPHQYVVILIAVFVSVLLLAILALLVIFIMRSGKRSEKLDSDWPVATLRGDIRVTSDAAELI from the exons ATGAGGGACTGTTTATGTATTTCTCTCTTTATGCTTCACATCAGTGCAG GCTGTAATCTCACAAATGATCATAAGACAATAGTAGTAACAGGATACACAGGTGGTTCAGTCCTGTTGCCCTGCTCCTGTGATGACCCAAAGTCTACAGTTAACACATTTAAATGGGGGACTGCCACTGTAAACCAAATGATGAATGTATTTGAACATGAAAAATACAGAGGCAGACTTAAACTGTTTAACGAAACATCTCCAGCAAATCTGTCTCTTCTTATTTCTGACCTCAGAAAGGAAGATAAAGGGATCTATGGATGTTATAGTGGACCACGTAGTTTTACAGATGTTTTCTTAACAGTTAAAG GATGTGATTTGAATCGGCGGACACACACAGTTGAGGTGACTGGATATTTAGGAGAGTCTGTAGTTCTGCCCTGCTCCTGTACTGAACCACTGGCTAAACCTGACCAGATTAAATGGAAGTTCGTAGACAAAGAATATGAAGAAATTTACCCATCTGAACACAGTGAGAGGTACAAGAACAGACGTAAACTGTTAAATGAAACCACACCAGGAAATCTCTCTCTACATCTCTCCTTACTGACCAAAGAAGACAAAGGAGTCTATCAGTGTTTTGTGTCATCTAACAACTATATCTACATCAGACTTCATGTTGAAg AGAAACCACAGGTCCATACAATCTATTCATCAACACATCAACcttcacaacaaacacatgagCTTAAAACAACTCAACAACCAGAAGGCACATTAACACATCAACCACATCAGT ATGTTGTTATATTAATAGCAGTATTTGTCTCTGTACTGTTATTGGCGATATTGGCGTTATTGGTGATATTTATTATGCGCTCTGGAAAGCGCTCTGAAaagcttgattctgattggccagtggcGACATTACGAG GAGATATTCGGGTGACCAGTGATGCAGCAGAACTAATATGA
- the LOC129429195 gene encoding uncharacterized protein isoform X2 — protein sequence MYFSLYASHQCRKEDKGIYGCYSGPRSFTDVFLTVKGCDLNRRTHTVEVTGYLGESVVLPCSCTEPLAKPDQIKWKFVDKEYEEIYPSEHSERYKNRRKLLNETTPGNLSLHLSLLTKEDKGVYQCFVSSNNYIYIRLHVEEKPQVHTIYSSTHQPSQQTHELKTTQQPEGTLTHQPHQYVVILIAVFVSVLLLAILALLVIFIMRSGKRSEKLDSDWPVATLRGDIRVTSDAAELI from the exons ATGTATTTCTCTCTTTATGCTTCACATCAGTGCAG AAAGGAAGATAAAGGGATCTATGGATGTTATAGTGGACCACGTAGTTTTACAGATGTTTTCTTAACAGTTAAAG GATGTGATTTGAATCGGCGGACACACACAGTTGAGGTGACTGGATATTTAGGAGAGTCTGTAGTTCTGCCCTGCTCCTGTACTGAACCACTGGCTAAACCTGACCAGATTAAATGGAAGTTCGTAGACAAAGAATATGAAGAAATTTACCCATCTGAACACAGTGAGAGGTACAAGAACAGACGTAAACTGTTAAATGAAACCACACCAGGAAATCTCTCTCTACATCTCTCCTTACTGACCAAAGAAGACAAAGGAGTCTATCAGTGTTTTGTGTCATCTAACAACTATATCTACATCAGACTTCATGTTGAAg AGAAACCACAGGTCCATACAATCTATTCATCAACACATCAACcttcacaacaaacacatgagCTTAAAACAACTCAACAACCAGAAGGCACATTAACACATCAACCACATCAGT ATGTTGTTATATTAATAGCAGTATTTGTCTCTGTACTGTTATTGGCGATATTGGCGTTATTGGTGATATTTATTATGCGCTCTGGAAAGCGCTCTGAAaagcttgattctgattggccagtggcGACATTACGAG GAGATATTCGGGTGACCAGTGATGCAGCAGAACTAATATGA